The sequence TACTACTATTCTGGGTAAGTTCAATAAAAGTATTTGTAGCATGATCTGATAAAGAGCAGCTTTCAAAAATATCAGATTATAGAATCAATAAATCCATGAGGATAAGCAAAAAACTTGAGCACATTGATTGGACATGCATGTATGAAAATGTGTTAAGTTCATATTTAcatgtttgtttgttttctttgtgtgtgtgtgtgtgtatataaataatatttctgagagagagagagagagaatgaaTTAGGGACAAACGTAGAAGAATACAGAAAAGTTGTTGTTCACAAGAAAAGCCTCCAGCGAACTGACTCGTTAACAAGCTAGAGAGATTTTGTACAGTTTAAATGATCCATACTTCAACATGTATAGTCTCCTATCATTGTAACAATAATTGGcatttaatctttttctttcctaacTAGAATGCATACCTCAATCGGTCACCATCTTTACATTCCCTCTTCCTTTTTAATCCTACACGTAGAACCTTATGAGTTTTAAAAATCATTGTAGCCAGCACTCATTCTAAGAAACAAGGGGAAAAGaatcaaaaaaaagaaagctaTAATCGTCAAGAATGGAGCTCCTTAAGGAATAGGAAATTGTGCAACCAGATTATGTTCTATTACTGAATTGCATAGACAAATTAAGCTGGTTTTTCCACCTTTCCTCCGTCTGTGTTGGAATGTTTGAAGTTGAAGATACCACCAAGTCCCCGTCCCTTGGCAAGCTGttcaatttcttcaagttTCTGTCTAAGAATTTCCACCTCTTTGGCTAACTGTTCATCTCTTTGCCTCATTTCCTAAGAACAAGTGATTAACAGGTTCCATGAAATAGGAATACTAATGAATCAATGCAAACAGTTGTATGCAAAGAATGAATCAAAATGCAGTTTCTCAATGATGCAATTATGACCAGCAAGTGTCACCATTAACCAATAATCATCAGAACAAATTAGAAATCACAGCAAAGCCTATTTTCTTTTGGACTTCTGTTCTATCTGCCATTCAGACTCCTATATCATTAAAGTTACTTCCTCATTATGAGAAAATCAAGTAATCCTATTTTCTCCCAAGTATTCTTTTTCCCTGATGACTATgtatttacaaaataataatactaaataCAATCCACAACCAAATAGAAACAGAcattaaaaggaaaagtaaGGCACCTATGCTTCAGACAACTTTTTAAACTATGACATAGAAAATGCCTAGGCTTTAGCATATCTAATGATGTTTCAAGATAAAGAAGGTGGAATATAAGAAGTCCAGTTGCTACTCTTGTGAAATAAATGACACAGGTTAACTTAAGAAAGAATTCAATCAGCAccagagagaaaaaaaaagaaaagacaagacAAGAATATTGGGTCATTACCTCCAACTCTTGCAGGcgcttttcctcttttctgGCTTCTGATTTAGCACTTCTTTGCACCTCAAAAATCACAACAGCTCCAGCAACCTATACATGTACAAAAAAGTTGTACACTtgtaacaaatattttatcacaTACCAATATCTAATATTTGAAATGCTTGTCATTGACATTTATAAACTAGATACATCATTCAATGTCACAAGGCATTGATTAAAGCTCTTCAAAATAAAACCAGATGCCCCAATCTAAAACCAATGGCATTCTTGCTTCACATTTTAGATCAATTAGCACACAAGTAAACCCTCATTAAACCATCTAGTTCAATTAACCAGAGAACATAAGagagggggggggggggggggggggggttgGCGGGGTGGCGGGGAGAGGAGTGGGGGAAGAAGGGATTTGGAGGAAAACATTACAGTGAAAACAAAGACGTCACCGATGAGATCAACAGCAGCTTGAACAGCTTTCTCTTCATTCAAAGGCCTTATCTCAACATCTGTCGCATGACTATATATACTCCTTTGCATTCGAGTAGTCAATCTATGATTTGCctgattaataataaaaatcacatTTTAACTGTTGattaaaaattccaaaaaCTGAGAGATATTACTGATAAATACCTGAGCAATGTTGATAATAAACTGGCGAAATTTAGGATGGAAAGCTGCTTGTTGCTTGAGCTTACCAGCGACTGGTTTGCTTAGGGTTTTAACGGCTAATGTCCCCAGTTTTAATAACGGTAGCACCATAATATTCTATCTGAGATCGGATACTAATGGAGATTATCTTTTGATCATCATAATGGATTAAAGAAGAAATCGACGCGCTTATGAAgaggttgtttcttgatgaataagaaaaattggCTGCTTGCTTCTTGCGAAATGGCAAAAGGTCAGTCGTtgaagatgccaataattttagtttattattgaTTGCGTTTACATTCTGCtgaaaagttatatatatatataatatttatattaattgagTAATGGAAAATGGAAAGTTCTTTGTCTGTATCATTTTATTGTGGGTACAACCCATTCATACTGAACTCTTTGGACCGCAACGAGGATGAATTCTTTTTTCgtgtttttcaaattattgGGAACAAAAAGATTACCGTTTCTATAATTGCCAAATCTCTTACCAAATTATGTTTTagttatatctttttatgttATCCCAGcaatttatatgattttaaacATATACAAACTAGTGAAATTGTCCGAGCTTTTAAagcttaagaaaaaaaaaaaaaaatcagactCGTGCTTAAAATGTCTATGAATAAGATAGTTTTATAGATTTCAGAAAACTGTCTTAAGACTTGTGCCTAAAAATGATTGAAGTCCTGCgttatctttttattgtcATACAGGTGAATTCATATGGTTTATGTTAATCAAACTATCTTTAACCTTTCATTCATGCCAAATCCATCATCAAATAAATGGAACACATAAACATAGAGCATTTATCTTGTTTTGCTTTCTGGGTTACTTTTGATTATGAGTTATGGATGGGTTTGCAGCGCAGGGACTTCTATCTTTGTAACCCATGTTATATGAATGGAATCATTCAGTTTAAAATATACagatacatacatatatatatttctgttCAAGTTGTCCATCAACAATATATGCGCGGAGCTGGGGATTTTGTACAGGTTAAAATGGGTTAAAATGGCAAACTAGTAAGTTGGGGCATCAGGATCCCAATCCTATAAGAATACTATTACTTATAACTATTATCATTGAAAATGCTATTATTTGAACTTAAATATTTGCTTTAATTTCTGCAATACTTGATATTGAGATGAGAACATGCAAAATTAATGAGCAAAGGCAATATAACAGCAAAAGAGAGCAATGaaacataaaacaaatgatattttaatatatgtaaaacaAAATACTGAAGAGAAGGgaacaaataaagaatttttaaaagaaagataagaagaaaaaactccTGAGCTTTATCCACTA comes from Ricinus communis isolate WT05 ecotype wild-type chromosome 5, ASM1957865v1, whole genome shotgun sequence and encodes:
- the LOC8281875 gene encoding OPA3-like protein isoform X2, whose product is MVLPLLKLGTLAVKTLSKPVAGKLKQQAAFHPKFRQFIINIAQANHRLTTRMQRSIYSHATDVEIRPLNEEKAVQAAVDLIGDVFVFTVAGAVVIFEVQRSAKSEARKEEKRLQELEEMRQRDEQLAKEVEILRQKLEEIEQLAKGRGLGGIFNFKHSNTDGGKD
- the LOC8281875 gene encoding OPA3-like protein isoform X1 — protein: MVLPLLKLGTLAVKTLSKPVAGKLKQQAAFHPKFRQFIINIAQANHRLTTRMQRSIYSHATDVEIRPLNEEKAVQAAVDLIGDVFVFTVAGAVVIFEVQRSAKSEARKEEKRLQELEEMRQRDEQLAKEVEILRQKLEEIEQLAKGRGLGGIFNFKHSNTDGGKVEKPA